A segment of the Methanobacterium spitsbergense genome:
TTTTTCTTACAATCCTTTCTTCTTATCTTTGGGTATCTTATTAGTATTTTTCTTTGCTATGTTAGAGGCAGGATATATTTTTAAAGTGGTTGAGCAAACAGTTAAAGGCAGTACCAACTTACCAAAATTGACAGGCCTACGGTCCATGTTTATCCATGGAATTAAAGAAACAACTGTAAGTTTGACATATTACCTTCTCCCTATTGTGGTAATTCTTATAGGCGGATTCTATATTAATTCTACTGTAACAAATGCATTTTGGGAACAAAATTTAGGCATAGGAGTGTTAATCGCAGGAATACTCCTAATCTTTCCAATGACTTTTTTGTTATTGCCAGCAATCCTGAATATGGCACATCACAACGGAACATTAAGATCTGCATATAATTTTAAACAGATCAAAGAAAAATTGAGAAGTGTTGGAATAAAAAAATTATTAATTCCATATTTAGTTACATGGATTATATTAGGCTCTTTTTATCTATGCTTTGCACCAGAAGTGAGATCAATTCCACTAATCGGAAGTATATTGTCTCAAATGATAATTACGCCCTATTTGATCATTTTAACAGGACGAATTCTGGGTTTAGTAGATAGCTAAATGATATAATCTCCAAATCAATAAATTATTGAAAAAATTATTCCAAGTGAGTTTATTCACTTTTTATTTCTTGTGAGGGGATTACCATTTTCTAAGAGGTTGAGGGTTATCTCTTCAAATTCATCCCATAATCCTGGTGCTTCCTCTTTGAAACGGTTAGATCGGGGTAAAGATGATAGTTCAACCCCACTTGAACCATAAGTGCTGTTATATTCCCTGTCCTTTGTATCCAGATCTATTAATTTATAATAAATTGATTTTAGATGTTCTAAACAATTTTTAAAGGATGATATGGCAATTATTTCCCTATCTGTGAATGTTATTGCCAGTAACGATGCCTGGTTTTTCCACATTGTTTCATTCCATGAATGCATGGGCATTTTAATCAGACGATGTGCATGACGGATTTTAAAGTCATCTACAATTATTTCACTTTCTTCGTCTTTGTTTAATTTATACCAGAAATCCTTAAGAAGTTCTATATTTCTATCATTTTCAAGGGAAATTAATGTACGGGTAGAATTTATTTTCCTATTCTTTCTTCTTTTATCCCTGCGCCTGTTACTTATCTCACTAGATGTCAGTCCCATAACTACCCCTAACATAGTTGAGACAATAGGGATATACCCTGTAATATTAAAAATAAAAATCAGCTCCATATATAATTTTTTTTAATTCTATACTAAAAAAAGCAAGCAATT
Coding sequences within it:
- a CDS encoding DUF4013 domain-containing protein translates to MVANVINDYIADFSYNPFFLSLGILLVFFFAMLEAGYIFKVVEQTVKGSTNLPKLTGLRSMFIHGIKETTVSLTYYLLPIVVILIGGFYINSTVTNAFWEQNLGIGVLIAGILLIFPMTFLLLPAILNMAHHNGTLRSAYNFKQIKEKLRSVGIKKLLIPYLVTWIILGSFYLCFAPEVRSIPLIGSILSQMIITPYLIILTGRILGLVDS